A section of the Streptomyces sp. NBC_01591 genome encodes:
- a CDS encoding S66 peptidase family protein: protein MTLAPLTRPARLRPGARVAVVSPSGPVPADRLEAGLDVLRGWGLEPVEAPHVREVHPELDYLGGTDEARARDLQEAWCDPAVDAVICARGGYGVHRMVDLVDWAAMRAAGPKVFIGYSDITVLHEAFAQRMGLATLHGPMAGTETFLKDPDTQESLRATLFEPDSVRTLGLPTARVLVPGRARGITYGGCVSLLAADLGTPHARTSARGGLLVIEDTTEDPYSIDRILTQLLRAGALDGISGVACGSWAGCGPYEQVRAVLADRLGPLGVPVVEELGFGHGPTALTIPLGVPAVLDAPADGGPATLTVEVPALR from the coding sequence GTGACTCTCGCACCGCTGACCCGCCCGGCCCGGCTGCGCCCGGGGGCCAGGGTCGCCGTCGTGTCACCGAGCGGGCCGGTGCCCGCCGACCGGCTGGAGGCGGGCCTGGACGTACTGCGCGGCTGGGGCCTGGAGCCCGTCGAGGCACCCCATGTGCGCGAGGTCCACCCGGAGCTGGACTACCTCGGCGGCACGGACGAGGCGCGGGCCAGGGATCTCCAGGAGGCCTGGTGCGATCCGGCCGTGGACGCGGTGATCTGCGCCCGCGGCGGATACGGCGTGCACCGGATGGTCGACCTGGTCGACTGGGCGGCGATGCGCGCGGCCGGGCCCAAGGTGTTCATCGGCTACAGCGACATCACCGTGCTCCATGAGGCGTTCGCGCAGCGCATGGGGCTCGCCACCCTGCACGGCCCGATGGCCGGCACCGAGACCTTCCTCAAGGACCCGGACACCCAGGAGTCCCTGCGGGCCACCCTGTTCGAGCCCGATTCGGTACGGACTCTCGGCCTGCCCACGGCACGGGTGCTGGTCCCCGGCCGGGCCCGCGGGATCACCTACGGCGGCTGTGTGAGCCTGCTCGCCGCCGACCTCGGCACCCCGCACGCCCGGACGTCGGCCCGGGGCGGGCTGCTGGTGATCGAGGACACCACCGAGGACCCGTACAGCATCGACCGCATCCTCACCCAACTGCTGCGGGCCGGGGCGCTCGACGGGATATCCGGGGTTGCCTGCGGTTCCTGGGCGGGCTGCGGTCCGTACGAGCAGGTGCGGGCCGTGCTCGCCGACCGGCTCGGCCCGTTGGGCGTACCGGTCGTCGAGGAGCTGGGCTTCGGGCACGGACCGACGGCGCTCACGATTCCGCTCGGCGTGCCCGCCGTGCTGGACGCCCCGGCCGACGGCGGCCCCGCCACGCTCACCGTCGAGGTGCCGGCGCTGCGCTGA
- a CDS encoding CocE/NonD family hydrolase produces the protein MEVFVSRAVSRPRSGYRTLSRKSVAYVAGAALAAPLVLTGATRATAAEPSQYTVTPLKFTIEAGGRSCTVDADLYRPAGVDAQHPVPAVLATNGFGGSKSDGSTDAIGKAFASRGYVGLVYSGLGFGKSGCLITLDDPAIDGRAAAGLIDFLAGTRAADNGAKADYVTRDGKGDPRVGMIGGSYGGAVQMATAAVDRRVDALVPLITWNDLAYALAPNNAGTRKGVSSDTAGVFKWQWTNGFYLMGEGQTVLNASLDPSRFNNLTCLHFASQACDTIRLLNSGRYPAARTAAMLDYARSVSPVDYLGKVKAPTLLVQGQADSLFNLNEATATYDTLKAQGTTAKMIWQAWGHSGGQAPGELDLGKGNLETSYVGQRVLAWFDRYLQHRKNTDTGPEFAYYRDWKSGYGTAASVPALSQKVYLSGDGKLVDNRSEVTRGSRQYANWLVPTSHSENSLAGLIGLPDPKPYDTKGTYLGWTSAPLTSPVDVVGAPKATLKVVSPKTERVQNSGDAADKLVLFAKVYDVAPDGSKTLVNRLVSPVRVPDVTRSFTVQLPGIVHRYEAGHQLEFVIAASDSAYSGNRGIKPVTVVSAPEDTGVLELPVVGGRLK, from the coding sequence GTGGAGGTCTTCGTGTCGCGTGCTGTTTCCCGCCCCCGGTCCGGGTACCGGACGCTCTCCCGGAAGTCGGTCGCGTATGTGGCCGGAGCCGCGCTCGCCGCACCGCTGGTCCTCACCGGTGCAACGCGGGCGACCGCCGCCGAACCGTCCCAATACACCGTCACCCCGCTGAAGTTCACCATTGAGGCGGGCGGTCGCTCCTGCACCGTCGACGCGGATCTGTACCGCCCCGCCGGGGTCGACGCACAGCACCCGGTCCCCGCGGTGCTCGCCACCAACGGCTTCGGCGGCAGCAAGTCGGACGGCTCGACCGACGCCATCGGCAAGGCCTTCGCCTCCCGCGGCTATGTCGGCCTCGTCTACTCCGGCCTCGGCTTCGGCAAGTCGGGCTGCCTCATCACCCTCGACGACCCGGCCATCGACGGCAGGGCGGCGGCCGGGCTCATCGACTTCCTCGCCGGGACCCGCGCCGCCGACAACGGCGCGAAGGCCGACTACGTCACCAGGGACGGCAAGGGCGACCCCAGGGTCGGCATGATCGGCGGCTCGTACGGCGGTGCCGTCCAGATGGCCACCGCGGCCGTCGACCGACGCGTCGACGCCCTCGTACCGCTGATCACCTGGAACGACCTGGCGTACGCGCTCGCCCCGAACAACGCCGGTACGCGAAAGGGCGTTTCGTCCGACACCGCCGGGGTCTTCAAGTGGCAGTGGACCAACGGCTTCTATCTGATGGGGGAGGGGCAGACGGTCCTCAACGCGAGCCTCGACCCGTCCCGGTTCAACAACCTCACCTGCCTCCACTTCGCGTCACAGGCCTGCGACACCATCCGGCTGCTCAACTCCGGCCGCTACCCGGCCGCCCGGACCGCCGCGATGCTCGACTACGCGCGCAGCGTGTCGCCCGTCGACTACCTCGGCAAGGTCAAGGCGCCCACCCTGCTCGTCCAGGGCCAGGCCGACAGCCTGTTCAACCTGAACGAGGCCACCGCCACGTACGACACCCTCAAGGCGCAGGGCACCACGGCAAAGATGATCTGGCAGGCCTGGGGGCACAGCGGCGGACAGGCGCCCGGTGAACTCGACCTGGGCAAGGGCAACCTGGAGACCAGCTACGTCGGACAGCGCGTCCTCGCCTGGTTCGACCGCTACCTCCAGCACCGGAAGAACACCGACACCGGGCCCGAATTCGCCTACTACCGTGACTGGAAGAGCGGCTACGGCACCGCGGCCTCCGTACCGGCCCTCTCGCAGAAGGTGTACCTGTCCGGCGACGGCAAGCTCGTCGACAACCGGTCCGAGGTCACCCGGGGCAGCCGCCAGTACGCCAACTGGCTCGTTCCCACCAGCCATTCGGAGAACTCGCTCGCCGGCCTCATCGGGTTGCCCGACCCCAAGCCCTATGACACCAAGGGCACCTACCTCGGCTGGACCAGCGCCCCGCTGACGTCCCCTGTCGATGTCGTCGGCGCGCCGAAGGCCACCCTGAAGGTCGTCTCGCCGAAGACGGAGCGGGTCCAGAACAGCGGCGACGCCGCCGACAAGCTCGTCCTGTTCGCCAAGGTCTACGACGTGGCCCCCGACGGCAGCAAGACGCTGGTGAACCGGCTGGTCTCCCCGGTGCGGGTGCCGGACGTCACCCGCTCGTTCACCGTGCAGCTCCCGGGCATCGTCCACCGGTACGAGGCGGGCCACCAGCTCGAATTCGTGATCGCGGCGAGTGACAGCGCGTACTCGGGCAACCGTGGAATCAAGCCGGTCACGGTGGTCAGCGCCCCGGAGGACACCGGTGTGCTGGAGCTTCCGGTGGTCGGCGGCCGGCTGAAGTGA
- a CDS encoding M20/M25/M40 family metallo-hydrolase, protein MAEATGPQEGIDQQALDESVTFTSELIRIDTTNRGGGDCRERPAAEYVAERLAAAGLEPTLLERTPGRTNVVARIPGTDPSADALLVHGHLDVVPAEAADWTVHPFSGEVRDGVVWGRGAIDMKNMDAMVLAVVRAWARAGVRPRRDIVIAYTADEEASADDGSGFLADRHAELFEGCTEGISESGAFTFHAGPDLPLYPIAAGERGTAWLKLTAHGKAGHGSKVNKNNAVSTLAEAVARIGRHEWPVRLTPTVRAALTEIAALHGIHPDLDAPGFDVDELLGKLGPAADLVAPTVRNSSNPTMLEAGYKVNVIPGHATAFIDGRMVPGGEGEFHATLDRLTGPEVDWEFHHREVPLQAPVDSPTFAKLRAAIEAFDPAGHVVPYCMSGGTDAKQFSRLGITGYGFSPLKLPVGFDYQALFHGVDERVPVEALHFGVRVLDHYLRTA, encoded by the coding sequence ATGGCTGAGGCGACCGGTCCCCAGGAGGGCATCGACCAGCAGGCGCTGGACGAATCGGTGACGTTCACCTCCGAACTGATCCGGATCGACACCACCAACCGCGGCGGCGGCGACTGCCGCGAGCGCCCTGCCGCCGAGTACGTCGCCGAACGGCTGGCCGCCGCCGGACTGGAACCCACCCTGCTGGAACGCACCCCCGGACGCACCAATGTGGTCGCCCGGATTCCCGGCACCGACCCGTCCGCCGACGCCCTGCTCGTCCACGGCCACCTCGACGTGGTCCCGGCCGAGGCGGCCGACTGGACCGTGCACCCCTTCTCCGGCGAGGTCCGCGACGGTGTCGTCTGGGGGCGCGGCGCCATCGACATGAAGAACATGGACGCGATGGTCCTGGCCGTCGTACGCGCCTGGGCGCGGGCCGGGGTCCGGCCCCGCCGCGACATCGTGATCGCGTACACGGCCGACGAGGAGGCCAGCGCCGACGACGGCTCCGGCTTCCTCGCCGACCGGCACGCCGAGCTCTTCGAAGGCTGTACGGAAGGCATCAGCGAATCCGGTGCCTTCACCTTCCACGCCGGACCGGACCTGCCGCTCTACCCCATCGCCGCGGGCGAGCGCGGCACCGCCTGGCTGAAGCTCACCGCACACGGCAAGGCCGGGCACGGTTCCAAGGTCAACAAGAACAACGCGGTCAGCACGCTCGCCGAGGCCGTCGCCCGGATCGGCCGGCACGAATGGCCCGTCCGGCTCACCCCGACGGTCCGCGCCGCGCTCACCGAGATCGCCGCGCTGCACGGCATCCACCCCGACCTGGACGCCCCCGGCTTCGACGTCGACGAACTGCTCGGCAAGCTCGGCCCCGCCGCCGACCTGGTCGCGCCGACCGTCCGCAACAGCTCCAACCCGACCATGCTGGAGGCCGGGTACAAGGTCAATGTGATCCCGGGCCACGCCACCGCCTTCATCGACGGCCGGATGGTGCCCGGTGGCGAGGGCGAGTTCCACGCCACCCTGGACCGGCTGACCGGCCCCGAAGTCGACTGGGAGTTCCACCACCGCGAGGTCCCGCTCCAGGCCCCGGTCGACTCGCCGACGTTCGCGAAGCTGCGCGCCGCGATCGAAGCCTTCGACCCGGCCGGCCATGTCGTGCCGTACTGCATGTCGGGCGGCACGGACGCCAAGCAGTTCTCCCGGCTCGGTATCACCGGCTACGGCTTCTCACCGCTGAAACTGCCCGTCGGCTTCGACTACCAGGCGCTGTTCCACGGCGTCGACGAACGCGTCCCCGTCGAGGCCCTGCACTTCGGCGTCCGCGTCCTCGACCACTATCTGCGTACTGCCTGA
- a CDS encoding prolyl oligopeptidase family serine peptidase, translating to MLPTGAHGTWPSPIDAALAASHDGRPEYVGTVGDEVWWTEPRPAEAGRRALIRRRADGSADSVLPAPWNVRSRVIEYGGRPWAGTGRAEGGPLIVFVHFADQRLYAYAPDGPGEPWPLTPVSAVGGGLRWADPQLHPDRGEVWCVLEEFTGEGPTDLRRVIAAVPLDGSAADDRAAVRELTDDSSRFVTGPKLSPDGRKAAWIAWDHPRMPWDGTEVMLADVAEDGTFHRPRSFAGGPEESVPQIEWGTDGQLLFASDHSGWWNLYRADPDRGAVALCPRQQEFAGPLWKIGLSWFRPLDNGLIATIHGKGTTTLGILDPQTGELVDVAGPWTEWAETLAVHGSRVIGVAASPYSAYEVVELDTATGRTRVIGSPHKDPVDPAYYPRPEERTFTGPEGREIHAHIYPPRSPDRAGPEDERPPYVVWAHGGPTGHAALVLDLEIAYFTSRGIGVAEVNYGGSTGYGRTYRNRLREQWGVVDVEDCAAVAAALADEGTADRRRLAIRGGSAGGWTTAASLTGTDVYACGTIIYPILDLTGWGTDETHDFESRYLESLVGPLAEVPDRYRERSPISRTDRLATPFLLLQGLDDPICPPVQCERFLTALDGRGIPHAYLTFEGEGHGFRRADTMIRALEAELSLYAQTFGIDRTDVPRLELKK from the coding sequence ATGCTGCCCACCGGGGCTCACGGAACCTGGCCTTCGCCGATCGACGCCGCGCTCGCCGCCTCCCACGACGGGCGACCGGAGTACGTCGGCACCGTCGGCGACGAGGTGTGGTGGACGGAGCCCCGCCCCGCCGAGGCGGGCCGCCGCGCCCTGATCCGCCGCCGGGCGGATGGGAGCGCCGACAGCGTGCTGCCCGCCCCGTGGAACGTACGGAGCCGGGTCATCGAGTACGGCGGACGGCCCTGGGCCGGGACCGGGCGCGCCGAGGGCGGCCCGCTGATCGTCTTCGTCCACTTCGCCGACCAGCGGCTCTACGCATACGCCCCCGACGGGCCCGGCGAACCCTGGCCGCTCACCCCGGTCTCGGCCGTCGGCGGCGGGCTGCGCTGGGCCGACCCGCAGCTCCACCCCGACCGGGGCGAAGTGTGGTGCGTCCTGGAGGAGTTCACCGGCGAGGGCCCCACCGATCTGCGCCGGGTGATCGCGGCGGTGCCCCTGGACGGCTCGGCCGCCGACGACCGCGCCGCGGTACGTGAACTCACCGACGACAGCAGCCGGTTCGTCACCGGACCGAAGCTCTCGCCCGACGGGCGGAAGGCGGCCTGGATCGCCTGGGACCATCCCCGGATGCCGTGGGACGGCACCGAGGTGATGCTCGCGGATGTCGCCGAGGACGGCACCTTCCACCGACCCCGGTCCTTCGCCGGCGGCCCCGAGGAATCGGTGCCGCAGATCGAGTGGGGGACCGACGGGCAGCTCCTCTTCGCCAGTGACCACAGCGGCTGGTGGAACCTCTACCGGGCCGATCCGGACCGGGGCGCGGTCGCGCTCTGCCCCCGCCAGCAGGAGTTCGCCGGACCGCTCTGGAAGATCGGCCTCAGCTGGTTCCGGCCGCTGGACAACGGCCTGATCGCCACCATCCACGGCAAGGGCACCACCACGCTCGGCATCCTCGACCCGCAGACCGGCGAACTGGTCGACGTCGCCGGGCCCTGGACCGAATGGGCCGAGACGCTCGCCGTGCACGGCAGCCGGGTCATCGGCGTCGCGGCGAGCCCGTACAGCGCGTACGAAGTGGTGGAGCTGGACACCGCGACCGGCCGCACCCGCGTCATCGGGTCACCGCACAAGGACCCCGTCGACCCCGCGTACTACCCGCGGCCCGAGGAGCGCACCTTCACCGGGCCCGAAGGACGCGAGATCCACGCACACATCTACCCGCCGCGCAGCCCCGACCGGGCCGGCCCCGAGGACGAACGGCCGCCCTACGTGGTCTGGGCGCACGGCGGCCCCACCGGCCACGCCGCACTCGTGCTCGACCTGGAGATCGCCTACTTCACCTCGCGCGGCATCGGCGTCGCCGAGGTGAACTACGGCGGCTCCACCGGCTACGGCCGGACCTACCGCAACCGGCTGCGCGAACAGTGGGGCGTCGTCGACGTCGAGGACTGCGCGGCCGTCGCCGCGGCGCTGGCCGACGAGGGCACGGCCGACCGGCGGCGGCTCGCCATCCGGGGCGGCAGCGCCGGCGGCTGGACCACCGCGGCCTCACTGACCGGCACCGATGTCTACGCCTGCGGGACGATCATCTACCCCATCCTCGACCTGACCGGCTGGGGAACCGACGAGACCCATGACTTCGAGTCGCGGTACCTGGAATCCCTGGTGGGACCGCTCGCCGAAGTCCCGGACCGCTACCGCGAACGCTCGCCGATCAGCCGCACCGACCGGCTGGCCACCCCCTTCCTGCTGCTCCAGGGGCTGGACGACCCGATCTGCCCGCCCGTCCAGTGCGAGCGGTTCCTCACCGCGCTCGACGGACGGGGCATCCCGCACGCGTATCTCACCTTCGAGGGCGAGGGACACGGGTTCCGGCGCGCCGACACCATGATCCGCGCACTGGAGGCCGAACTCTCCCTGTACGCACAGACCTTCGGGATCGACCGCACCGACGTACCGCGGCTGGAGCTGAAGAAGTGA